The Gossypium hirsutum isolate 1008001.06 chromosome A03, Gossypium_hirsutum_v2.1, whole genome shotgun sequence genome contains the following window.
TGACACCTCTCCAATGACCGAAGAACTAGTTCAGATTATCCTACATCCAGGAATTGAACCTGGCGCTGTTGATGTTTTTCTTGAGTTCATATGCTACTCAGGTGGTCCCCTGCCCAAGGAATTACTTCCGCAGGTTGAAGTAAGTTTCTTAAACTGATTTCTCGTATGCCGTCTTCTTTTCCCTTCAGTTTCCATGTTAGTTTATGTTGCTTGTTTCTCTCTTTTTGCAGTGTCCTGTCTTGATAGCATGGGGTGACAAGGATCCATGGGAAAGCATCGAACTCGGAAGAGCCTACGAGGATTTTGATACTGTAGAAGACTTTGTCGTCCTCACTAATGTTGGCCACTGCCCTCAGGTTTGCTCTCTCATGAAACTAGTCCTCCCCAATGTTGGCCACTGCCCTCAGGTTTGCTCTTTCATGAAACTTTGGTTCGGCAGGTTTTTCTGTTAACAAATATGATAATTCATTGCTGTATTACTGATGTGCATGCAGGATGAAGCTCCACATCTTGTGAATCCACTTGTAGAATCATTTGTGTCTCGCCATTCTAAATCTCCGGCTAATGCTTCCACAACCATTTGAACCGATGATGGAGCTTTTGTTGCTGCTTCTTTATCCATTATAGACATCACAATGTTCCTTCGCAAAGGCTATCGTAAGCTCCCACGCTGTACATAATTTATATAGCATGTCAAAAAGCAACCCAAAATTCTCTTTATGAATTCCTTTTACATGTACCATAATGTTGCATTTCAATGCCTGACCAATTGTATTCAAATAGTTAAGCAAATTTTGTACAAGAGTATGGTAcaagatgatttttttttaatgtgtacAGAGATCTGGTTTTTTAAAAGAATGATAAAGCAAGTCCTATATCATCTTTTCTATTCATCCCAAAGAATGAACTAACAGAGAATGTACTTGTGGCTGCAAGTGTTCCTTTATAATACTGCACTCTAGGAATGGATGCTTCTCTTTCACAAAATTTTCGTCTTGAGCACAGATGAATTCAAGGTTCTCATTTCTTCAGTTACTCCCAAACACAGAATTGGAGTTTCGGGGGTTTTTCTTCGTACAACCAATCTGGGATCTGTTACGCTGCCCCTGTAGTCCACTTGCATGTGGATACTCTTTTAGAGTTACCCCTTTGAAGAATCAATTCATCAGGAACAGGAAGGGTCTTCCACATCATTATCTCCATGATTTTCATAACAATCCAGTTCCGAACTAACGGTTTCCTCCTCTATTGCATAATCATCCACCAAAGATGAATCCATTGAATTATCTCTATTACAACTAGGCACAAAAGCTACATTGTTTTCAGCTAAGGCTGTGGAACCTCCTTGACTTGGCTTCATGTTCCCCATGAATCAACTATCGCATTTGATCAATCGAGTCTTTGACATTGATCTCCTCAGCCTTGAAGTTAAAAGTCATATTCAGACGAGTTACATCTAAGTCGGTTACTGCTTCATTGCTTGCCAGCCAAGTTTCCTTCCTCATCCACCGGAGTCATctgaatataataaaaacaagcaTTATCAGCAACAATAATCAGCACATTCTTTTCATTTGCAAAAAGAATAGTACCTTTTTTTTACCTTGACATTGTTATGACCTACATTGTTCTCCCTCAGAAATGAAATGAAGTTGTTAAAGCTTTCATTAAAGTTTTCTTCTAACGGACGGTAATGTCCACTGTGTGGCCAAACTGCCTTAAGGACGCCATTGTCAACAACTAATCTTCCAGCAGCAATGGTAGCACCACCTGCCAAGAAACTCGAATTTTGAAATGTACCCTTTTTCTTCACACCAACGTACAAGATCTTCTATGTACTGAGGACAAAAAACCACATAGCACCGCCAGTTTCTTCGAGAGTATGGACAGGCTTCCCAGTTTGCTTGTATACGAACTTCCTGTCTACCACCATAACTTCATAAGGCTTCCGTCCTATCTGTATAGTGGATAAATATTAATTCAGTAACATTTCGAATATAAATCGAGGTAGACTTCATAAGGCTTTCAAATATAAAGGCGAGTAGCCAAACCCGGATGTCTTGGTTCAGGTCAGGATTTTGGTTGCTTCGGGAATAAAACTGGGGTTTTGTTGAGGAGAGCAACTGTGAGGCGAGAAAGAGaaggaaaggaagaagaaaaagagagggcGCGGCTTAAAAGTCATCAGGCATCGACGAGAGCCATTTTTCGGCAACGCTGGTTCTATCTGATAATAAGCTTTGTTTCTTCGACACAACTAGATTGAGATTGTAAAAAAAGACCACAAGTTTACCGATTTACTGTTAAAAAAACAGGAATTTTGTGTCATATCGTATCATATGCTTCCTACTTTTGATCTAATTTCTTATTTGTGTAtccaattttaaaattcgaatagGACCCTGAATTTTTATATAAAGATTGAATTCCTGAAATTTTTAATTATGGGCTTTCTTAATTCAAAGTAGAATTGTCGATGTATTAAACTAGACCGTAACAAAATTTTAGACTTGATTGTTAGGTCTGAACTTGAAAAATTATATTAGTAggtttgagtcctaattattacATCACCTCACTTAATTTCTAAACTTGTAATAGTACccaaatataaacaaaatatttgacaaatctaaaataaccaaaccaaaacAAATGACATTCTAAACTGCAATTGgatattaaataaatcaaaattgaaaattttccattaaaaGATGAATAAcataaatgaagaaaataatatttgataaatttaaatcaaCAAAATCAAAACGAATCACAAATGAAATTGgagattaaataaatgaaaattgaatTTTACTAATAACAAGAAATGCAAACTTTTTACCAGGAACTCATTCTTTATATAAAAAGATTGAAAATTCGTATCGAGCTCGAACTAAAAAATCTTACCCGAGAATGAGACTTATTTTCTGCAAAAACCATGGGTTTTCAGCTTTCTCCGCAATTCATCAGCCTCGTCATGCTTCCCAGCCAACATTCTCTGCAAAATGGCGTGAAGAATTGGAAGGATTGCCTCTAGATTCCCTTCTGAGTATTTCTTGATTCGGGCTTCCAGCTCTGGCACCAAACAACTAATAAAGTTAAACAATATAAGTAAGAAACAAACTATCACTTGCTTTGCTCATTAtccaaacaaatatatatatcatgatttagtttcccttcctttctcaacaaccaaacaaataatttccaaataaaaaaaaagtaaattccaGCAAAGGAAAAGTACAGATTAAATCCTCAGACCCAGTTTAAGACTTTTTACCAGACTAACATGAACATAAcaaaccaataaaaaaaatcaaacttgttCATTCGCCTTGACTTTCCTTTCTCATCATCTAAACAAAAAACACAAGAAAACAAATTGCCAAATAGAAGCCCGAATCCAATATTTTTTTAACCCATTTTTTACCTTTATCACTTATATCCACAACAGGCAAAGCAACATCCTCGACATGGGCTTCCGCTACTGAAGCAGATTCTATACCAGGGTCAGGCTTCTTTTCAACGGGAGAATCTGATTCGGATGAGTACAACCTGAGTCGAGACCGAGTTGAAGCGGCGAGTGGGGTGAACGAGTGAACTGGGTTTTGGCTGGTTTTGGTATAAGAGTGAAGAAAATTGTGAGTAGAGAGCGAAATGCCTCTGAACAAAACCCTTTTCGTGGCTTCCCCAAAAAAATGGTTTTAGTATCCGAGTGTTTCCCCGTTCTTTGTTGTTCAGtgtttatttgatttcatttgaggGCATAGATTTAGGGTTTCTTTCTTGGCGAGGACAAATGTTTGctggttttgggtttttattgTAGACTTAGAACCCACTATTGGTTATGGCTGTTATAATGGACCAATTTCAGGATTACATTGGGTTATGCCCACGccagttttctttcttttcaaattagtccctctattattaaatggatcaatttaatccctatattaaAAAGTCTAAATTTGTTACAAAGTTAACATTTACTATATACAAaatatcttgaatttttttttcaattgaacTTCAATTCCAAACAAAATGTGTTAAGTCACTAAAACGCCCAAGCAGCTCTGCTTCTCCTACTGCTAAACTATTCCGTTTTGCTCCATATTCTAACCCACCACCTAAAGATCTCATTCTGGAAAGTAAGCAGGATAAATGTGTTAAGCCGAAAAGTGAACCACCACCTAAAGATCTCATTTCGTATAAATGTACCTTCGAGATTTTTGAAttgtcaaaataaaaaaactttataaTGCATTAACCGCTTTTtgcaagaatatcaagttaggTATGCATTCTAGGCCTGTTGAATATTTGGTTTTGATTCATTCATTTAATGAAGCAGGAAAACTCTGTGAGGCCATTCATCATGTAACTCGAGTGGGATTTGTAAATGACCTCGAAAGTTACGCCTCAGTCATTCAGTATCTTAGTGAGAAAAACTTCCACAAGAAAGGGATGGCTCTTTTTGCAACTGTAATAAAGAGAGGGTTGGATCTAAATATGCACGAAAGGGATCCAGATGACACAATACTCTATCTTTTTGCTCCTCCATGTACCTCACCATCTAAATATTTAACTCCGATACAAAGTTTGTTGTTTCTGTAATGCAATGACGAAAAAGTTAATTTCCAAAGCAAGGCAAGTACTGTTATGTTTATTCTTTTTGGAATAAAGTGagaattattttaagtttttgtgCATGGAAGATGGTTGGGATTAAACTTTGAGGgtttaatataattttcaaaaagtttaactgaattttaaaaaaaattagggattaatgaaaatttcaaaagttttaaaaaagatcaattaaaattttcaaaaaaaaatatatattaagagttttaaaaaatttacaggatttaattaaaatatttttttaaaaagttttcaaaaggaaaataaaaatttcaatcctcatttaaacatcaagcaaaaatagaaatttctcaaaattaaattatttatatcaaaatCTTCATAAATATtgcaatttcattattattatttcaaacgtattaaaatttcacaaaaaatttagtaaaaaatttacACAATTGCACAGGATTTAATAAatggtaattaattaattttacgtATTTATTAAGCAATTATAATATTGCTATCTACATGCCTAGAGATTacgttttatgaaaaataaaagctCTTTCATTTTATAAGCAAATTGTTATTCCTTATAAATGTACTATTGAGATTTTTACATGCAAttcaattggttttttttttaattaggtaAAAGGTAAAAGGAGATTATATCCCATGCCAAAGCTAGGATTTGTCAACAATCCCATTAATTCACCAAATAGGATTATTTGTGAGATTACCCAAGGTGATATTAAGAAAATTGCTTTTATCTACAATAATATTGTCCTAAAACTTGTATTTATctaattaagatttttttatttactaaaacgACCATAACATAAATTCTCAAACTTAAATTAATGCATTTCAACTTATAAATATTCGAATCCCTTGCAAGTTCGATTGATATTCCATACTTGAAAAACATCAACTTAAATAAATctaactttaataaattttacccATCCCCATATCGCTATTaaactcaaataaatttcaacaTTCTTCCTATCAAAATTCAATCCAAAAAGAAAACATGATTCTTTTCTCTTGTAATTGTAAGTCTTGGTTATAGCGACGCTCGTCTACGTCGTTCAGAATTACTCTCCCCTTGGTTACCAGGTGGTTAGTGGACTGACTTTTTTTAAGACGGATAAATGTGTTAAGTCGGAAAATAGCCCATCACCTAAAAGATCTCATTTCGTATAAACTTATTGTTGAGATTTGTGCATACCATCAAATGAAACAACTTCATAATGTGTTAACCATTTTTGGTAAGAATATCAAGTTAGTTATGCATCTTAGTCCTATTGAATCTatgattttaattaattcatttaatgaaGCAGGAAAATTTTCTTTTGTCGTGAGGTATCTAACACATATGAAATTAGAAAATGATGTGGATACCTACTTGGTGGTCATTAGATCTCTTTGGAAGCTGAGAATGGTGAACACATGAATGGCTCTCTATGCCAACCTCATAAAGAGAGGTTAAATCCAAAACAAGCCTACGCTAAATTCAAAATTCACCTAAAAGCCCAACAAGGACACCAACCTAAGAACCCAAGCCCACCTCCAATAAAACCTATGCCTAGTCACTCCATCTACTCTGCAGATTTTAACCGAGACTCATTACAGCAAAACAATCATCATTACCCTTCAGTCTGATAGAGCttgtaacgcctcaattttctgggaatcctgtgaatgttggcataggtttaattatgttagtgggcctctagaaggcctaagcttaagatagaacccggtaattttagttaatttttgttccataagaaaaagggagtgaaattatgaaatatgacctatgtgaaaatgtttgaaaatgctataggctaaattgaagtggccaaataaataggagtgcaaaataggaggatttgcatgacaaacctcccattttacatgaagtggccagccatcatgttgttgtagacaatatgagcacttgatatccataatttatggcacaaattgatacaaattgataatgggttaggtaaatgtttcatgataatggattaggtaaatattccatgataatgagttaggtaaatgttccatgataatggtttaggtaaatgtttcatgatgggcatttcatgtcttttgtattaaagaattaaatggatgaaatatgaaattttattaaaagaaaaaggggtgaaaagaacaaagttttgtccatctttgttcatcatagcctaaagttagagaagagaaaggagaggagaaagctcttgaatgttcagtcacttggggaagaaaattgaaggtaagttcatggtagtttgcttctatcttgatgttcatgagttcttcttgattctaccttaactcttgaagcatattttggttgttagttgtgttgtgagcatttagtcatgacttaaaatgaaggaaatggttgttgtttcatgttcttttgatgaaaaatggaagataggtgaagttgagccaaacaaatgagcatgcatgtgccttagatgctaaagggaaaaatcggctaacatgttgtgctttaaaatgatgaaatggagattatacttaagtaaaatcatagatatgtgatgattgattggtgatatagatgtttaaataacatgcatgcaaggtatgtgtgaaagagctgatttggtaataaatctgcttgagacagcagcagtgacgtgactttggaaaatcaccataaattgtgggagatgaattagaagctgaataaattatgtaattaaatcttaatgagtctagttttaaatggaATAagcgagaacatattttgaattctgtacaatgagaaatttgattcgtaatgaagagtggtcagattagtcaaacagtgaaacatgagaaattttaagaaaaatctggtattgattggccataccaaaaattctgaaaattttatggatagaagatatatgggcctattttcagggaaaattaacgaaacttgatttggagtttcgtagctccagttataaatgatttagtgactgttgctcaggaagacagcttgcagtgaaattatgataatggcggtgtgcatgtctaggattggatccgaagggagcatggtacttaagtagtccgatggactcacctcctctttttccagcttcctacctggtgcacaacttccattcaccttaaaccttaatgaattaatcatttgaacatcaagtacggttttctggacttagaatggaaattttttttttacgtttttgatgtggcatgccggatccggccataacgtctgggccaggtttggggtgctacagagCTCCTGAAACTTGACTTTTACAGGATCATGTCGTTTTGATTAGTTTTTGTTGAAAGCAAATGTAACCTCTAGATGAAAGTCAAACATTAACTTTTAAGATATAGTTTCTTTGGAATAttatagaatataaaataaaaaataggataTCATTTTGAAGATTAGATATTAGACATGAATATTGTAGTTATTAgatatttgtgaaattaatgATAATAATGTTACTAAGTGTCAATAACCAAATGGTCACTAAATTCTATAAATAGGGGTTGGagttttcacttttttttgtgtGTCATATTGTAATTGTAttgtatattaataaaaattttcttttctcttgtaAATGTAGTCTCAGTTATAGGGATGCCTGCCTACGTCACTTAGATTTACTCTCCCCCGTCTACGTCATTTTTGTGTGTGTGTCATATTGTAATTGTATtgtgtattaataaaaatttacgcTCTTGCTCATCTTCTATCCCACAAAAACCCTTAGTTTTTTTAACAGTCTTTCACCATGAATTTCAGCTTCCCTCGAAAACCTCTAAAAAGTTCTCTTTATCTTTTTAAACTATGCGCTTTTATTTTACGGAATACTTACCTGCCACCATTTCCTCGGAATGTTAACCTACCACCTAAATGTTTAACTCctgaaagtaataaaaatgcGTTAGTTGTAGTTGGAAAGATGATAACCTAGGGTTTGTTTCGTAATCCTGCTGCTTCACATAAGGTGATTAAAGCATTGTGTACATCAGAAAATTTTCCTCTAGCCATGAGGTATCTAACATGGATGGAACTTGAAAATGATCTGGAGACCTACTATATTGTCATGGTATCTCTTCGGGAGGGGAGAATGCTGAACACAACAATGGCTCTAGGCGCCAACCTCATAAAGAAAGGGCTCCACCGTGAAATTATTTACTACAATGGCGAGGAAGACAAACCTAAACCTGACTAGGAAGACAAACCTAAACCTAACGAGTAAGACAAACCTAAGCCAGATCTTTATTATACCATAATGACTTTAAGATAATGTCTTTACTATCTTTGTTGCTCTTTCGTTTGGCTCCTCCAAGTATGAAGTTTGTTTCTGTTTATGTAATATAATCTCCATGTAGTAGAATCATAAAAGAAGATATagaacttttattattatttgaaatttattaagttgttattattattattactattattattattattattattattatgtaatcTCGGTTGATTCCTTTGCACTACAATCAAAGTCGGTGGAATACTACAATATTAGACATCTCCAGCAATCTGTAATCCCATGCTATACAGTTCATCTTCCTCCTCCCCTTACAAACAAAAAACGCCAAACACACAATTATCACTAGGATTCAAAAACTCTAATAtctgatataaaataaaaagaatgaaaaggagcATTAAGgacaaaaaagaagaaggtaCATAGCATAGGTGAAGAAAGGCGAAGAAGGGAGTAGCAATTGTCTGCTCACAGGGTCCTTAGAGATACTTACCTTTACAAGTAAATATTTCATGTGATTTCCAAATTGTATCATAGTCTTCTGTGGAAATTATTTTTGACgtggaaattattattattaatattgttattattattattattatgtaatcTCCGTTGATTCCTTTGCACTACAATCATAGTCAGTTACAATGTGGTATATGGTTAGTCAAGTGGTTAGTATTTGTTATCAAGTGGTTAGTGTTTGTTATCACTCACTAATGTATGTAAGTATCATTCCTGTATAGGCTCACCAAAGGTAATAATACTAAGAATATTCAGCAAATATTATTCTCTGTATTTCGTTCATTATCATTTCTTCAGTATAGTTCTAACAAGGACGAAAAGGAAAGAAGGGAGCAGCACAGGGTCCTTAGAGATACTTGTAGGTGAAGAAGGGAGTAGCACGGGGTCCTTTTCAAGTAAATATTTCATGCGATTTTATGCGATTTCAAGTAAAGACTTTTAAATCAAATTGAtggaattaataatttaaaagatattaataaatgagaaagtaaaaaaattgttttgataattatacgttattttattattatgtgaaatgcattaagttattatattattattattattattattatgtaatcTCCATTGATTCCTTTGCATTGCAATCAAAGCCGGTGGAATACTACGATATTAGACATCTCTAACAATCTATAATCCCATGTCgtactgttcatcttcttcctccccTTACAAACAAAAAAGGCCAAACACACAATTATCACTAGGATTCAAAATCTCTAATAtctgatataaaataaaaaagaatgaaaatgagcATTAAGGACAAAAAGAAAGAAGGTACGTAACATAGGTGAAGAAAGGCGAAGAAGGGAGCAGCAATAGTCTGCTCAATACGGTCCTTAGAGATACTTGCCTTTTCAAGTAAATCTTTCATGCGATTTCCAAATTGTATCATAGTCCTCTGTGGAAATTATTTTTGGTgtggaaattattattattattattattattattattattattatgtaatcTCCGTTGATTCATTTGCACTGCAATCACAGTCAGTTACAATCTGGTATACGATTAGTCAAGTGGTTAATATTTGTTATCAAGTGGTTAGTGTTTGTTATTACTCACTAGTGTATATAAGTATCATTTCTGTACAGGCTCACCAAAGCTAATGATACTAAGAATATTCAGCAAATACTATTATCTGTATTTcattcattatcatttttttagtaTAGTTCTAAAAAGGATGAAAAGGAAAGAAGGAAGCAGCACAAGGTCCTTAGAGATACTTGTAGGTGAAGAAGGGAACAGCACATGATCCTTAGAGATACTTGCAGGTGAAGAATGGAGTAGCACGGGGTCCTTTTCAAGTAAATATTTCATACGATTTCATGCAATTTCAAGTAAAGACTTTTAAATCAAATTGAtggaattaataatttaaaagatattaataaatgggaaagtaaaaaaattgttttgatgatgatacattattaataatttaaaagatattaataaataggaaagtaaaaaaaattgttttgatgatgatacgttattttattattatgtgaaatgtattaagttattattattatgtaatcTCTGTTGATTCCTTTGCACTGCAATCAAAGTCAGTAGAATCCTACGATATTAGACATCTCTAGCAATCTATGATCCCATGCCgtactgttcatcttcttcctcctaTTACAAACAAAAAAGGCCAAAAAGCACAATTATAACTAGGATTCAAAATCTCTAATATcttatataaaatgaaaaagaatgaaaagaagcATTAAGGACAAAAAGGAGGAAGGTACATAGCATATGTGAAGAAATGTGAAGAAGGGAGTAGCAATTGTCTGCTCAACAGGGTCCTTAGAGATACTTGCCTCTTCAAGTAAATATTTCATGCGATTTCCAAATTGTATCATAGTCCTCTaggaaattatttttggtgtggaaattattattattattattattatgtaatcTCCTTTGATTCCTTTGCACTGCAATCACAGTCAGTTACAATCTGATATATGGTTAGTCAAGTCGTTAGTATTTGTTATCAAGTGGTTAGTGTTTGTTATCACTCACTAATGTATATAAGTATCATTTCTGTACAGGTTCACCAAAGCTAATGATACTAAGAATATTCAGCAAATACTATTCTCTGTATTTCGTTCATTATCGTTTCTTCAGTATAGTTCTAACAAGGACGAAAAGGAAAGAAGGGAGCAACATAAGGTCCTTAGAGATACTTGCAGGTGAAGAAGGGAACAACACAAGGTTCTTAGAGATACTTGCAAGTGAAGAAGGGAGCAGCACAGGGTCTTTTTCAAGTAAATATTTCATGCGATTTCAAGTAAagacttttaaattaaattgatggaattaataatttaaaagatattaataaatgggaaagtaaaaaaaaattgttttgataaTGATacgttattttattattatgtgaaatgtattaagttgttgttattattattattattattattatgtaatcGCTGTTGATTCCTTTGCACTGCAATCAAAGTCGGTAGAATCCTACAATATTAGACATCTCAAGCAATCTGTGATCTCATGCCatactgttcatcttcttcctcctcttACAAATAAAAAATTCCAAACACACAATTATCACTAGGATTCAAAATCTCTAATATATgatataaaatgaaaatgaaagaaaatgagcatTAAAGACAAAAAGGAAGAAGGTACGTAGCATAGGTGGAGAAAGGTGAAAATGGGAGCAACAATTGTCTGCTCAACAAGGTCCTTAGAGATACTTACCTTTTCAAGTAGATATTTCATGTGATTTCCAAATTGTATCATAGTCCTCTGTCGAAATTAGTTTTGGTGtagaaattattattatgtaatcTCCGTTAATTCCTTTGCACTGCAATCACAGTTAGTTAAAATCTAGTATATGGTTACTCAAGTGGTTAGTATtttttatcatgtggttagtgtTTGTTATCACTCACTAGTGTATATAAGTATCATTTCTATACAGGCTCACCAAAGctaattgtaatagcccaattttgggcctagtcggacaGTGGTGTCGGGACCACCAATCTAAAGTTgaagaaagtattttattattaatttgaaattataacatgtttatattagtgcatgaaaaattcaGTGAAGTAATTTTGGTGATTgtatgcttaattatgaaaaaggactaaatcgcataaagtgcaaaagtcctattttgatagctaagggtgtcaaacagctagagaacctaaattggaggTTTTTAAAGGGCAAGTAGACCCTTTAaaatagcatggccggccataggatacaaaggtggtcaaaagtaaaaaatttggtgaaattagatgttgaaattgaataaaataaaacaaatagtaaaagttgtcattttttttcatctctctctttcttcttcaccgatttttctccaagaaaatggccatggaagcttgaaaaattttcagcaacttaaagtctttgcaagtaagtgatttgggggtttttcttaaattttttgtacttttgaggtcCTTGTAGTATGAGCTTTCTAATAaggagactattttgcaaaatggttgaaagtctagggtttttccatgatatCAGACAtgttgatttctaaaattttatggaagaatatgagttatagttgtg
Protein-coding sequences here:
- the LOC121218432 gene encoding uncharacterized protein — translated: MTEELVQIILHPGIEPGAVDVFLEFICYSGGPLPKELLPQVECPVLIAWGDKDPWESIELGRAYEDFDTVEDFVVLTNVGHCPQVCSLMKLVLPNVGHCPQDEAPHLVNPLVESFVSRHSKSPANASTTI